One stretch of Deinococcus hopiensis KR-140 DNA includes these proteins:
- a CDS encoding transposase family protein, with amino-acid sequence MLMCTVTQRILGTATSAGAVHDLKLFRQSGVRFPHQTALIGDAGYQGLWRSHRHALTPHKATQASPLSAEQRQDNRVLAHTRQAIEHMIRRMKIFRVLKGVYRHRRRRFALRVQLIAALCNLTQACRS; translated from the coding sequence GTGCTGATGTGCACAGTGACGCAGCGCATCCTGGGCACCGCCACGAGCGCTGGGGCGGTTCATGACCTAAAGCTGTTTCGTCAGTCAGGCGTTCGTTTTCCTCACCAAACGGCGCTTATTGGAGATGCAGGGTATCAGGGCCTGTGGAGAAGCCACAGGCACGCCCTTACCCCCCATAAGGCGACGCAGGCGTCGCCTCTGTCCGCGGAGCAGCGCCAGGACAACCGTGTCCTCGCGCATACCAGGCAGGCAATCGAGCATATGATCCGTCGCATGAAGATCTTCCGTGTGCTGAAGGGCGTGTACCGACATCGGCGGCGTCGGTTTGCACTCCGGGTTCAGCTCATCGCAGCGCTGTGCAACCTCACCCAAGCCTGCCGATCGTGA
- a CDS encoding transposase family protein — protein sequence MNRKQFRRRTGVYPETFAEMEEVLTLREGQKKKSGRPAALSVAEQLLMTLEFWREYRTFAHLGDDWGVHEATVHRTVERVEAALIASARFQLPKKRVFQEAQLVYSIVAVDASEVPCERPKKSSARGTAARKSGTP from the coding sequence ATGAATCGCAAGCAGTTCCGTCGACGCACCGGGGTCTACCCGGAAACGTTTGCTGAGATGGAAGAGGTGCTGACCCTACGCGAAGGACAGAAAAAGAAATCAGGCCGCCCCGCCGCGCTCAGCGTGGCGGAACAACTGCTGATGACCCTGGAATTCTGGCGCGAGTACCGGACCTTCGCCCACCTGGGTGACGACTGGGGTGTGCACGAAGCCACCGTGCATCGCACGGTGGAACGCGTGGAAGCGGCTCTGATTGCCAGTGCACGGTTCCAGCTGCCCAAGAAACGCGTGTTTCAGGAAGCACAACTCGTGTACAGCATCGTCGCGGTCGATGCTTCCGAAGTGCCCTGTGAACGGCCCAAAAAAAGCAGCGCGCGTGGTACAGCGGCAAGAAAAAGCGGCACACCCTGA
- a CDS encoding GIY-YIG nuclease family protein — translation MPEGERLSWQEARMDGGYIYILTNPSLPSLVKIGLTNRDPFRRAAELSSTGVPTPFQVSAALRVDHPRLIEGKMHHAFRSSRVQERREFFRAEPLDVFKTLVEIVESNQPLLQESAEGPLSGPDSLLTIDVRPYYLLTRKTESSVDDRLAVVEGQDFLSELSERLHRSDPIALANLITFEASGSPGANKILLDAILAESIQGDLIGLIWLIFIHHPERLSDLLARFPQHGVLVASTLLESIEPNTKDYRLDSSNWRSPFHSLIYSYDLIMAGYLEAEVFARQLGRNISLYDRLTSEMNRWFPRIWNDAARNDPTTRIRIETLRELILGLRG, via the coding sequence GTGCCTGAGGGCGAACGTCTGAGCTGGCAGGAGGCAAGAATGGACGGCGGGTATATCTACATCCTCACGAATCCCAGTTTGCCTAGCTTGGTTAAAATAGGCTTAACGAACAGAGATCCCTTCCGACGAGCAGCCGAACTCAGTTCGACAGGGGTGCCGACACCCTTTCAAGTCTCCGCCGCTTTACGCGTTGACCATCCCCGCTTAATCGAAGGCAAAATGCACCATGCATTCCGATCTTCGCGCGTTCAGGAGCGTCGCGAGTTCTTTCGCGCCGAGCCCTTGGATGTATTCAAAACTCTTGTGGAGATCGTCGAAAGCAATCAACCGCTCCTACAGGAATCTGCTGAAGGCCCACTGTCTGGGCCGGATTCCCTTCTCACAATCGATGTACGCCCCTATTATCTGCTCACGCGGAAGACCGAGTCATCGGTCGACGATCGCCTAGCGGTCGTCGAAGGGCAGGATTTCTTAAGTGAATTGAGTGAGAGACTTCATCGAAGTGACCCTATTGCACTAGCAAATTTAATTACATTTGAAGCATCAGGGAGTCCAGGTGCCAATAAAATATTGTTAGATGCCATCCTCGCCGAATCTATTCAGGGCGACCTCATAGGACTTATCTGGCTTATTTTTATTCATCACCCAGAACGTCTTTCCGATTTGCTTGCTCGCTTCCCGCAACATGGCGTACTTGTTGCATCTACCCTCCTTGAAAGCATTGAACCCAATACCAAAGATTATAGGCTCGATAGTTCTAATTGGAGATCGCCATTCCATTCCTTAATATACAGCTACGATCTTATAATGGCAGGTTATTTGGAAGCAGAAGTCTTTGCCAGACAATTAGGACGAAATATCTCACTCTATGACCGACTCACGAGCGAAATGAATCGGTGGTTCCCAAGGATCTGGAATGATGCGGCCAGGAACGATCCAACGACACGCATTCGTATAGAAACCCTCCGCGAGCTTATACTTGGATTGCGGGGATAG
- a CDS encoding PP2C family serine/threonine-protein phosphatase, translated as MNERMAEEPTERAEDQVAEDQVAEEVRHADSPALEEPQPPVDPTFEQASSGSTPDWLLAGASVRGTSHIASGTPCQDAHTIRACQTSGEEGVLIAVVSDGAGSARHAEYGSRAACDFISTRVEHLLCSSGLSLEDLNPDSLISEARAHLEALADAMECEPRDLACTLLCAVVFPQAALFFQVGDGALIYGDEDLDVAAWPSGGEYANQTDFVYAARPEQVHTRRISGTVRKLAMVSDGLQMVCLRLQEQRVHPAFFARFFQALEASSDRELFEGALARTLNNERINASTDDDKTLVLALRA; from the coding sequence ATGAACGAACGTATGGCCGAAGAGCCCACCGAGCGCGCTGAAGACCAAGTCGCTGAGGACCAGGTCGCTGAAGAGGTCAGGCATGCAGACTCGCCTGCGCTGGAGGAGCCACAACCACCTGTGGACCCCACCTTTGAGCAGGCCTCATCCGGGTCCACACCGGACTGGCTTCTGGCGGGCGCGTCCGTTCGGGGCACCAGTCATATTGCCAGCGGCACGCCATGCCAGGACGCGCACACCATACGTGCGTGCCAGACATCCGGTGAGGAGGGCGTACTCATCGCTGTGGTGAGCGACGGCGCTGGCAGCGCCCGTCACGCCGAGTATGGCAGCCGCGCCGCGTGCGATTTCATCAGTACCCGCGTGGAACACCTGCTGTGCAGCTCCGGCCTGAGCCTGGAAGACCTGAATCCCGACAGCCTGATCAGCGAGGCGCGTGCGCATCTTGAAGCGCTCGCGGACGCCATGGAGTGCGAACCCCGGGACCTTGCATGCACGCTGCTGTGCGCCGTGGTCTTCCCGCAGGCCGCGCTGTTCTTCCAGGTGGGTGACGGGGCCCTCATCTACGGCGACGAGGACCTCGACGTGGCTGCCTGGCCATCAGGGGGCGAGTACGCCAACCAGACTGACTTCGTGTATGCCGCCCGCCCGGAGCAGGTGCACACCAGACGCATCTCAGGCACCGTCAGAAAGCTTGCCATGGTCAGCGACGGCCTGCAGATGGTCTGCTTGCGTCTGCAGGAGCAGCGCGTCCATCCTGCCTTCTTTGCTCGCTTCTTCCAGGCGCTTGAGGCCAGTTCGGACCGGGAACTGTTCGAGGGGGCCCTCGCGCGCACGCTTAATAACGAACGCATCAACGCCAGCACCGACGACGACAAGACCCTGGTGCTCGCCCTGCGCGCGTGA
- a CDS encoding vWA domain-containing protein, protein MFDQIPLDDDTLYSNPEPRCPVVLLLDSSGSMSGERINLLNQALRTFGDDLRDDSLAMKRCEIATVTFGERVEVVSDFASAEAFRHLTIIPNGQTPMGGAVHKAIDMLDARKAQYRNAGLKYYRPWIFLLTDGQPTDRWEDAARRAREGEEKSQFAFFAFAVEGANMDTLQQFSSKRPPQKLRGNNFREMFLWLSSSLKSVSRSTPGMAISLQKPSDEWTI, encoded by the coding sequence ATGTTCGATCAAATCCCACTTGACGACGACACCCTCTACTCCAACCCCGAACCACGCTGCCCGGTCGTGCTCCTCCTTGACAGCAGCGGCAGCATGAGTGGAGAGCGCATCAACCTGCTCAACCAGGCGCTGCGCACGTTCGGGGATGACCTGCGCGACGATAGCCTGGCCATGAAGCGCTGCGAGATCGCGACCGTCACGTTCGGTGAGCGCGTCGAGGTCGTCAGCGACTTCGCCAGCGCCGAGGCCTTCCGGCACCTCACCATCATTCCGAACGGACAGACACCCATGGGGGGCGCCGTACACAAGGCCATCGACATGCTCGACGCCCGCAAAGCGCAATACCGCAATGCTGGCCTGAAGTACTATCGCCCATGGATCTTCCTGCTCACTGACGGCCAGCCCACGGACCGCTGGGAGGACGCCGCTCGCCGGGCCCGCGAAGGCGAGGAGAAGAGCCAGTTCGCTTTCTTTGCCTTCGCTGTTGAAGGCGCCAACATGGACACCCTGCAGCAGTTCTCCAGCAAGCGTCCCCCACAAAAATTGCGCGGCAACAACTTCCGCGAGATGTTCTTGTGGTTGTCATCCAGCCTCAAAAGCGTCTCGCGCTCCACGCCAGGCATGGCCATCAGCTTGCAAAAGCCGAGCGACGAATGGACCATCTAG
- a CDS encoding GIY-YIG nuclease family protein has product MDKDAFLRNEGFPEWVDVTGRASVVDDYLPRERYGIYVLRFENNHYYVGRSVDVADRFRDHSQKWTDLKAITFQAFPEQDLSVLEKEYIRLLRREGFELRNAPDNSDIKATLDVTARLSAAQLEAWVGGYLEVQDSERRTPHPWLVVPDYHKMKLFNSLPYAQEALALLHLYLLRAFPLPNRTELISWTVTCLPKDNNNLPGVVTYLRVNIRGQEVFSVQGDAEGVSCLIYMAVSPLVERFGEDWKRWVEVGENFVTGWTHIPGGKDQTGVEVGSVRALKALLDSSVTWDAVAHLNARLMVLGNHRMMWRGAHSPGLVEAALYPTPPVLELVNRAVDGTSGIQATEPLDQLPEGAPTILLDGEVGALQHHNLSSQGRLRLQSVLSLMLSLLPALQGRGLNDNGVAQALSTLLMHAEVRSLTRRGEPLLGHGATTLAGGLAGPGARWGLVNHKGRMLTAAVALAIRDEVPIPEAPDLSALNPATVTLLTEVISELSLQPLPELRDTPAYRGAFSRATFDQPGIFTLLDLLPEDFDESTLTVPDGDRTLEYDWERTADRT; this is encoded by the coding sequence ATGGACAAAGATGCATTTCTCCGGAACGAGGGATTTCCCGAGTGGGTGGACGTGACTGGACGCGCGTCGGTCGTCGACGACTACCTGCCCAGGGAACGGTACGGCATTTACGTCCTACGCTTTGAAAATAACCACTACTACGTTGGAAGGTCGGTCGACGTTGCGGACCGCTTTCGCGATCACAGCCAGAAATGGACTGACCTCAAAGCCATCACCTTTCAGGCTTTTCCTGAACAGGACCTGAGCGTCCTGGAAAAGGAATACATCCGGTTACTACGTCGGGAGGGCTTTGAATTACGCAACGCCCCAGACAATTCGGACATTAAGGCGACGCTCGATGTGACAGCCAGGCTCTCTGCAGCTCAACTGGAAGCTTGGGTGGGCGGATATCTTGAAGTCCAGGACTCCGAACGCCGAACCCCGCACCCGTGGTTGGTGGTCCCCGACTATCACAAGATGAAGCTCTTCAATTCGTTGCCTTATGCCCAGGAGGCGCTGGCGCTTTTGCACCTTTACTTGTTGAGGGCCTTTCCTTTGCCGAACCGGACAGAGTTGATTTCCTGGACGGTCACCTGCCTGCCGAAGGACAACAACAATCTTCCGGGAGTCGTCACCTACCTGCGGGTCAATATCCGGGGACAAGAAGTCTTCTCGGTTCAGGGGGACGCTGAAGGGGTGAGCTGCCTCATCTATATGGCCGTGAGTCCTCTAGTTGAACGCTTCGGAGAGGACTGGAAGCGCTGGGTAGAAGTCGGCGAAAACTTCGTCACTGGGTGGACCCATATCCCAGGAGGCAAGGACCAGACTGGTGTGGAGGTCGGCAGCGTACGCGCCCTGAAGGCACTTCTTGACTCTTCGGTGACGTGGGACGCAGTTGCGCATCTGAACGCACGCCTCATGGTATTGGGCAATCACCGCATGATGTGGCGAGGCGCCCACAGTCCAGGCCTGGTGGAAGCAGCGCTCTACCCCACTCCACCCGTCCTGGAACTCGTGAACCGGGCGGTGGACGGAACCTCCGGGATCCAGGCCACGGAGCCCCTGGATCAGCTTCCTGAGGGCGCACCGACCATCCTTCTGGACGGTGAAGTTGGTGCCTTGCAGCACCACAACCTCAGCTCCCAAGGGAGGCTCAGACTGCAAAGCGTCCTGAGTCTGATGCTCTCCCTGCTCCCAGCCCTGCAGGGACGGGGGCTGAACGACAATGGGGTGGCTCAGGCGCTCAGCACCCTGCTGATGCACGCCGAGGTGCGCAGCCTCACGCGCCGGGGAGAGCCCCTGCTCGGCCATGGTGCCACCACCCTGGCCGGGGGTCTCGCAGGTCCTGGCGCGCGATGGGGGCTTGTGAACCACAAAGGGCGGATGCTCACCGCTGCGGTGGCGCTGGCGATTCGCGACGAAGTGCCCATCCCCGAGGCGCCTGACCTGAGTGCACTCAACCCCGCAACCGTCACGCTGCTGACTGAGGTCATCTCGGAGCTGAGCTTGCAGCCCCTGCCCGAGCTCCGGGACACCCCCGCCTACCGCGGCGCGTTCTCGCGGGCCACATTTGATCAGCCAGGGATTTTTACCCTGCTGGATCTGCTTCCCGAAGATTTCGACGAAAGCACGCTCACTGTGCCTGACGGCGACCGTACTCTGGAGTATGACTGGGAACGCACTGCCGATCGAACGTAA
- a CDS encoding gamma-glutamylcyclotransferase has protein sequence MSAFLDGQVLKERREEQKKTLDQVAQLAGVTRQYVSSVENNKVQLIPAGVQRITEAVGLGIRFSEPSESDSPLHFFTYGTMKPGFSRAGVVAATNPLGYQRALLAGFAMYDTNWGYPGLVRTRKATDLVDGFIYRYTPQTMGKALKVFDVIEGVDDTPPLFTRHQTVAITSDPRDDQADLAVPCWVYLIARSTAKMRLIKDGVWTKKGRD, from the coding sequence ATGAGCGCCTTTCTCGACGGCCAGGTGCTTAAAGAAAGGCGCGAGGAGCAGAAGAAGACGCTCGATCAAGTCGCTCAGCTCGCAGGCGTTACGCGCCAGTACGTCTCCTCGGTGGAGAACAACAAGGTGCAACTGATCCCGGCGGGCGTGCAACGCATCACCGAAGCGGTTGGCCTGGGCATCCGCTTCTCGGAACCCAGCGAGTCCGACTCTCCCCTGCACTTCTTCACCTACGGCACCATGAAGCCTGGGTTCTCCCGCGCGGGTGTGGTCGCCGCCACCAATCCGCTGGGATACCAGCGAGCGCTCCTCGCAGGCTTTGCAATGTACGACACCAACTGGGGCTATCCCGGCCTGGTCCGCACCCGCAAAGCAACTGACTTGGTGGACGGCTTTATCTACCGCTATACGCCTCAGACCATGGGCAAGGCCCTGAAAGTCTTTGACGTCATTGAGGGCGTGGATGACACCCCGCCGCTCTTCACGCGCCACCAGACCGTGGCTATCACCAGCGATCCGAGGGATGACCAGGCCGACCTGGCGGTTCCCTGCTGGGTCTACCTGATCGCCAGATCCACCGCCAAGATGCGCCTGATCAAAGACGGCGTATGGACCAAAAAAGGACGGGATTGA
- a CDS encoding gamma-glutamyl-gamma-aminobutyrate hydrolase family protein produces MTFKVGYFRSSRMQEIEFALRSLDPGIKAVEVATPTGLRDIDVLLGGGGPDLNPALYGEADEHCKRFSPDRDLREYQLLDQALEKGIPFLGLCRGAQLLNVLLGGTLYQDVEKQQGGEAIHDGHQVHQVQFSGLGSRYMGKEALVNSNHHQGVKTLASGLTLIGSAPDGLPEAWHTPGAIGVQFHPESLVKDDPRWLAVFRWWLEGAA; encoded by the coding sequence ATGACATTCAAAGTTGGATACTTTAGAAGCAGCCGCATGCAGGAAATTGAGTTTGCCCTCCGTTCCCTCGATCCCGGAATCAAGGCCGTCGAGGTCGCAACCCCCACGGGCCTGCGGGACATCGATGTGCTCCTGGGCGGAGGCGGACCTGACCTCAACCCGGCGCTGTATGGAGAGGCAGACGAGCACTGCAAGCGCTTCTCGCCGGATCGGGACCTGCGGGAATACCAGTTGCTCGACCAGGCCCTGGAAAAGGGCATTCCCTTTCTGGGTCTGTGCCGCGGCGCACAGCTGCTCAACGTGCTGCTCGGCGGCACGCTCTATCAAGACGTTGAAAAGCAGCAGGGGGGTGAGGCCATTCACGACGGGCATCAGGTGCACCAAGTCCAGTTCAGCGGCCTGGGAAGCCGCTACATGGGCAAAGAGGCGCTGGTCAACTCCAATCACCACCAGGGCGTAAAAACCCTGGCGTCCGGCCTCACCCTGATCGGCTCGGCCCCCGACGGTCTTCCCGAGGCCTGGCACACCCCTGGCGCGATCGGCGTTCAGTTCCACCCCGAGAGCCTCGTCAAGGATGACCCGCGCTGGCTGGCCGTCTTCCGCTGGTGGCTGGAAGGCGCCGCATGA
- a CDS encoding 3-oxoacyl-[acyl-carrier-protein] synthase III C-terminal domain-containing protein, translating to MNWIILHQANIRIIQAACERFEMPLAKAVVNLDRYGNTSSATVPLALMEAVDDGRVEEGQQLLLVAFSRGLSWAACTMK from the coding sequence GTGAACTGGATCATTCTCCATCAGGCCAATATCCGCATCATCCAGGCTGCCTGCGAGCGCTTTGAGATGCCGCTGGCCAAGGCAGTGGTCAACCTGGACCGCTACGGCAATACGTCGAGCGCCACGGTGCCCCTGGCGCTGATGGAAGCTGTCGACGACGGGCGCGTGGAAGAGGGTCAACAGCTCCTCCTCGTTGCCTTTAGCAGAGGCCTGAGCTGGGCCGCGTGCACCATGAAGTAG
- a CDS encoding DUF429 domain-containing protein — MTPLISLGVDLASQPRNTGAALVEWSEEGAELHLLKAGMTDAALLELAAQAQVVAIDAPFGWPSAFLEAVQGAFAFAWPHPPGWPNTLRDELMYRHTERHMKAQGLQPLSASSDKIALPTMRCAGLLQALGVTDRSGAQGVFEVYPQASLRRWDLVPARKRRVAQRS; from the coding sequence GTGACTCCCCTGATCAGCCTTGGCGTGGACCTCGCCTCGCAGCCTCGAAATACGGGCGCTGCCCTTGTGGAGTGGAGCGAGGAGGGAGCCGAACTTCACCTCCTGAAGGCCGGCATGACCGACGCGGCGCTGCTGGAGCTTGCCGCCCAGGCGCAGGTGGTGGCCATTGACGCGCCCTTCGGCTGGCCCAGCGCATTTCTGGAAGCGGTGCAGGGCGCTTTTGCCTTCGCCTGGCCTCACCCTCCGGGCTGGCCCAACACCCTGCGCGACGAACTGATGTACCGGCACACTGAGCGCCACATGAAGGCTCAGGGTCTACAGCCCCTCTCGGCCTCCAGCGACAAGATCGCCCTGCCCACCATGCGCTGCGCCGGTCTGCTCCAGGCGCTGGGCGTCACCGACCGCAGCGGAGCGCAGGGTGTCTTCGAGGTCTATCCCCAGGCCAGCCTGCGCCGTTGGGATCTGGTGCCGGCCAGGAAGAGGAGAGTGGCGCAGAGGTCCTGA
- a CDS encoding HEAT repeat domain-containing protein, with translation MEAFEAQHGVRLPEAYRDFLVQVGNGGAGQAYGLYPLDKTRTGGVLNNPSPLHPDMPKVGDWYEVLGLDEDSEAAYDGALTLLTQGCTYDVLLMVSGPYRGQIVYVDWDMARAPHFSQFPDFLTWYETWLRESLAGYDMTWFGYGLPLDPEASVAVASDAGEPFRRREAALNNLMRAPTLGPELLAPLQGALMNEPDVELATDLLTVLASNGAGGLGNISWALLRQAQGRQIYRIVNAMKTAGLLDWKDAALWALEQDADQDASQSVLFMLKREDALTRRAIELAFASRHVVSTGLYVNSKFSDPLPVPDALFNHSDPSVRRSAAEYQPDDVLRSKVPLLLDLWDREGSDHVRQGWALKLGQFQEPAVTAALTAFLEREKSGTVRSALTRRLAEHRASQAVTLLIQQTQGDDPVLRLEAAEALGKIGDERARPALEALLSQEERPFRDEGGGGMGYAYTIADAARRAISALEERNPGKN, from the coding sequence GTGGAGGCATTCGAGGCCCAGCACGGAGTCCGCCTTCCAGAGGCGTACAGGGACTTCCTTGTGCAGGTGGGCAACGGAGGAGCGGGCCAGGCGTACGGCCTCTATCCCCTGGACAAGACACGCACAGGCGGTGTGTTGAACAATCCGTCCCCGCTTCATCCGGACATGCCGAAGGTGGGTGACTGGTACGAGGTGCTTGGCCTGGATGAGGACAGCGAGGCCGCCTACGACGGCGCGCTGACGCTCCTGACGCAGGGCTGCACCTACGACGTCCTGCTCATGGTCAGTGGACCCTACCGGGGCCAGATCGTGTACGTGGACTGGGACATGGCACGCGCCCCGCACTTCTCGCAGTTCCCCGACTTCCTGACCTGGTACGAGACGTGGTTGCGCGAGAGCCTCGCCGGATACGACATGACCTGGTTCGGGTACGGCCTGCCGCTGGATCCGGAAGCGTCCGTGGCCGTCGCCAGCGACGCGGGCGAACCGTTCCGGCGGCGCGAGGCCGCGCTGAACAACCTCATGCGGGCGCCCACCCTCGGTCCTGAGCTGCTGGCCCCACTTCAAGGGGCGCTGATGAACGAGCCGGACGTTGAACTCGCCACCGACCTGCTCACGGTCCTCGCGTCCAACGGAGCCGGGGGACTCGGGAACATCAGCTGGGCCCTCCTGCGTCAGGCCCAGGGGCGTCAGATCTACCGCATCGTGAACGCCATGAAGACCGCTGGCCTGCTGGACTGGAAGGACGCGGCCCTGTGGGCGCTCGAGCAGGATGCGGATCAGGACGCCTCCCAGAGCGTCCTGTTCATGCTGAAACGGGAAGACGCCCTCACGCGCCGCGCCATCGAGCTGGCCTTTGCCTCAAGGCACGTCGTCTCCACCGGCCTGTACGTCAACAGCAAGTTCAGCGATCCGCTTCCCGTGCCCGACGCGCTCTTCAACCATTCTGACCCCTCTGTCCGCCGGTCTGCCGCCGAGTACCAGCCAGATGATGTTCTTCGTTCCAAGGTCCCGCTCCTCCTGGACCTGTGGGACCGGGAGGGCAGCGACCACGTCCGGCAGGGCTGGGCCCTCAAGCTCGGCCAGTTCCAGGAACCCGCGGTGACAGCGGCCCTGACCGCGTTCCTGGAACGGGAGAAGAGCGGGACCGTGCGCTCCGCCCTGACCCGCAGGCTGGCCGAGCACCGGGCCAGTCAGGCCGTGACGCTCCTGATTCAGCAGACCCAGGGCGATGACCCGGTCCTGCGGCTGGAAGCCGCTGAAGCCCTGGGAAAGATCGGGGATGAACGCGCCCGCCCGGCGCTCGAGGCGCTGCTCTCGCAGGAGGAGCGGCCTTTTCGCGATGAGGGCGGCGGAGGCATGGGGTACGCGTATACCATCGCCGATGCCGCGCGCCGCGCCATCAGCGCCTTAGAGGAGCGCAACCCGGGGAAGAACTGA
- a CDS encoding aminoglycoside phosphotransferase family protein — protein MDVLPLQYFAQQVLQEAVLDLKVLTDRSSRLVVHVQTHAGVWVVKADAQAGTFAPEIEALKRLEQHGFPVQRPVAWQDGPPALLLLPWTQGTEPEVGPAAQSIGALLAHLHQLPGHLPPPEGLTWAQWMRGWLQHALTYWLATGLAPAGAPTRLSRWFSRLESLLEKRGTQLILFDGRPEHFIVAPSGDVGLIDVAELRAGDGLMDLAVIGINGPGLLPGVLRGYGPLTPGEQALLKFYSLLRALAAAEWNERELGGADWQRFLEAAALLLPGEGCVGQQQDQEHAAFTAW, from the coding sequence ATGGATGTCCTGCCCCTTCAGTACTTTGCCCAGCAGGTTCTACAGGAGGCGGTGCTGGACCTGAAGGTGCTGACGGACCGCTCCAGTCGCCTCGTGGTCCACGTGCAGACCCACGCGGGTGTCTGGGTGGTGAAGGCAGACGCTCAGGCAGGAACCTTCGCCCCGGAGATTGAGGCCCTGAAGCGGCTCGAACAGCACGGCTTTCCCGTGCAGCGTCCGGTCGCTTGGCAGGACGGACCGCCGGCCCTCCTGCTCCTGCCCTGGACCCAGGGCACCGAACCGGAGGTGGGGCCAGCAGCGCAGAGCATCGGGGCGCTTCTCGCGCACCTGCACCAACTCCCCGGGCATCTTCCGCCCCCTGAGGGTCTGACCTGGGCGCAGTGGATGCGGGGCTGGTTGCAGCACGCGCTGACGTACTGGCTGGCGACGGGCTTGGCACCCGCTGGTGCACCCACACGGCTCAGCCGCTGGTTCAGCCGTCTTGAATCCCTCCTCGAGAAGCGTGGCACGCAACTGATCCTGTTCGATGGACGGCCCGAGCATTTCATCGTGGCGCCTTCGGGGGATGTTGGGCTGATAGACGTCGCGGAGCTGCGGGCGGGCGACGGCCTGATGGACCTGGCTGTGATCGGGATTAATGGTCCGGGGCTTCTTCCAGGTGTGCTGCGTGGCTACGGCCCACTGACGCCAGGGGAGCAGGCCCTGCTTAAGTTCTACAGCTTGCTGCGCGCCCTCGCCGCTGCAGAATGGAATGAACGGGAGCTCGGAGGCGCCGACTGGCAACGCTTTCTGGAGGCTGCTGCCCTTCTGCTGCCCGGGGAGGGCTGCGTTGGACAGCAGCAAGATCAGGAGCACGCCGCCTTCACAGCGTGGTGA
- a CDS encoding GNAT family N-acetyltransferase, which translates to MTFNASPWNEAWSRESALARLQDLLSLLRLLPGRGRRPGAGQRQGSRLDPRSQRTVRPDTQRRGVGKALMTVDLQKLGENGINNVHLLTARDSDAEAFYAHLGFRGAPAACAGAPLRKTMQRTPALSRSA; encoded by the coding sequence ATGACCTTCAACGCGTCTCCCTGGAATGAGGCGTGGTCACGCGAGTCTGCCCTGGCGCGTTTGCAGGACCTGTTGTCTCTCTTGCGTTTGCTGCCTGGGAGGGGGAGGCGTCCTGGGGCAGGACAGCGTCAAGGATCACGGCTTGACCCACGAAGTCAAAGAACTGTTCGTCCGGATACGCAAAGACGTGGGGTAGGAAAAGCACTCATGACCGTGGATCTCCAGAAACTCGGAGAAAATGGCATCAACAATGTGCACCTTCTGACGGCACGCGACTCGGACGCTGAGGCGTTCTATGCACACCTGGGGTTTCGGGGAGCGCCGGCAGCTTGTGCTGGTGCGCCCCTAAGGAAAACCATGCAGCGCACACCCGCGCTATCGAGATCTGCCTAA